The genome window TGGGGAGATAAATGTATATACTAAACCCAGAAACGGCACCATCACTATTATAAGAGTAATGGGATAATAACTGATTTTAATTATATTTATCGACATTTACTTAATTATGGGAAGGATCAAACTAGCTATTGCGGATGACCATAAGATTTTCAGGAACGGTTTAAAAGCTACGCTGGAAGACTGTGCCGACTTTGATTTGGTACTTGAAGCATCAAACGGCAAACAGCTGATGGGGATGCTGAACGATGTTACGCCGGACGTAATATTAATGGATATTAAAATGCCCGAAATGGACGGTATCCAAACCACAACCGCAGTTAAACAGAAATACAAAAACATTAAGGTACTTGCGCTTTCCATGTTTAACGAAGACAAGTATATTGTAGATATGATGAAAGCCGGTGCATCAGGCTATCTGCTCAAGAATGCGGAACCCGAAGAGATCATTGAGGCTATCTCAACCGTTTATAATAAAGACTATTACTTTAACGAGCATCTTTCCATAACCCTGATCAAGCAGCTGGCCGGTAATAACCAGCCCGGTTCCACGCAATCGCTGGCCGACTTTAACGAACGCGAAATTGAGGTGCTGCGCCTGGTATGCCAGGAGTACTCCAATCAGGAAATTGCGGATAAAATCTGCCTCAGCATCCGTACCGTTGAAGGCTATCGTGCACGATTATTTGAAAAAACACGCTCAAAGAACCTGGTCGGCCTTGTAATCTTCGCCATTAAGACGGGGATTATCAATGTTTAACACTCTTCCTTAAGCTTCCACACTAATCTTCTCCCCTATCTGCTGACGCCACATGGCATAGTACAGTCCTTTTTGGGCGATCAGGTCAAGGTGTTTGCCCGATTCAATGATCTTACCTTTTTCAAGCACGTAAATGTTATCGGCATGCATAATGGTTGACAAGCGGTGGGCTATCAATATAGTAATGTGATTATCAAGCACCGAAACATCGCGAATGGTTTCTGTGATCTCCTCTTCGGTTATCGAATCAAGCGATGACGTAGCCTCATCAAACACCAGGATATCCGGTTTGCGTAACAAAGCGCGCGCTATTGACAGGCGCTGCTTCTCCCCTCCCGACACCTTTACCCCACCCTCGCCAATTACGGTGCTTAAGCCATTATCGGCGCGGGCCATTAGTGTTTGGCAGGCGGCACGTTCCAGCACATCAAGGCATTCCTCATCCGTAGCGCCGGGGCGCACAAATAACAGGTTCTCCCTGATTGAGCCCGAGAACAGCTGGGTATCCTGAGTTACAAAGCCAATCTTCTCACGCAGCTGGTCGAGGTCAATTTCCTTGCTCAGGATGTTGTTATATAAAATATCACCTTCCAGCGGCTGGTACAAGCCTACCAACAGCTTCACCAGCGTGGTTTTTCCTGAACCTGAGGGGCCAACAAAGGCAATGGTTTCGCCGGTATTGGTTTCAAAGCTGATGTTGTTAAGCGCGTTGCGGTTAGCCGTTAAGTGCTTAAAGCTCACGTTATCAAAAGTGAGGGTTTTAACCTTTTCAAGTAATACCGGTTTCTCCGGTTTCTTATCTATCGGTGTATTCAGGATTCCCTTAAAGTTGCCCAAAGATACCTCGGCCTCGCGCCATGACAGGATCACATTACCCAGCTCCTGCAAAGGATTAAACAGAAAGAACGAGTAAAACAGGAAGCTGAAATATTGCCCCGGCGAAATGGTGCCGTGGAAGATGAGCAGCAGCAACACCACCACCATTACACTGCGCACAAAGTTTACCGTTGTGCCCTGCACAAAGCTCATACTGCGGACATATTTTACCTTTTTAAGTTCCAGCCCCAGGATCTTGTAAGTGGTATTGTTCAACCTAGCAATTTCCTGTTTCACCAAACCCAAACTCTTAACCAGCTCAATATTCCGTAACGACTCCGTAGTGGAGCCGGCAAGGGCTGTGGTTTCTGATACGATGCGCTTTTGGATGGTCTTTATTTTACGGCTCATGGCCATACTCACAAACGTGATGATGGGAATAGCAGCGAAATACACCAGTGTAACCTTATAGCTCACATGTACAGAATATACGATCACAAACACCATTCCGATAAGGCTCACGAACAAGATACTGATGAACGAGGTGATAAACTTTTCGCAATCCAGCCGCACCTTTTGCAATATGCCCAAAGTTTCGCCGCTGCGCTGGTCTTCAAATACCTGGTAGGGTAACTCTAAAGAGTGGGTTAACCCGTCGGCGTACATTTCGGCGCCCACCTTTTGGGTAATAATATTGGTGAAATAATCCTGGAAGTTTTTAGCTATACGCGATACCATGGCAACGCCTATGGCCATGCTTACCAGTACGATAATGTTGTGGATATACTGATCATAAGCCAGTATGCTGCGTTTTTCAATAACGCCATCAACAATGCGGCCGGTGATATAAGGATCAAGCAGGGAAAAGCCGATATTTAAGGCTGCCATAAGCAGTGCAAGTGCAACAACCCAGCGGTGCTTTGACAGGTAGGATAATAAGATCTTCATTAGTAAGTAACTATTTTTGCAAAAATAAAAAAAGGGAACCGCTAAGCACCTCATTATCCTTAATTTGACATTCAGCGTATTTTAGGGAATAAGCGGCTTTACCCGACAGACGTACGCCGGACCAACACGAAGAATAGCAATAAAACCAAAAAGCCACCCGCTCAGCAGCAGATGGCCCTTTAATATAGTATGGCAATGGCGGATTAAACCGTCATGATATCTTTTTCCTTTGCGTCAGAAAGCACATCAACCTTAATGATGTAGGCATCAGTAAGCTTCTGGATCTCGGCTTCGCCGGCTTTCATCTCATCTTCCGACACACCTTCAGTTTTCAGCTTCCTGATCTTCTCATTGGCATCCTTGCGGATGTTACGGATCGCTATTTTACCGCTTTCAGCTTCAGCTTTTGCCTTTTTGGCAAGATCGCGGCGGCGTTCTTCGGTTAGCGGTGGTACGTTGATGCGGATGATCACCCCGTCATTTTGCGGGTTAACACCAAGGTTAGCTTCCATAATGGCCTTTTCAATAGCGCTCAGCATCGACTTTTCCCAGGGCTGCACCACAATGGTACGCGCATCGGGCGTGTTAACGCTGCCCACCTGGCTCAACGGCGTTGGGCTGCCATAGTAATCAACCATTATATCATCAAGCATGGAAGGACTGGCCTTTCCGGCGCGGATCTTTTGTAACTCGCCGTCGCAATGGTCAATAGCTTTGTCCATGTGTGCTTTGGCGTCTGTGACTTGTTTTTTAATGAGTTCGCTCATCGGTTTGTGTGTTTTGCTGCCAAAAATAATAAAAATTAATGAGTCCGAAAGTCCGGAAATACAGTAATATCCTAAACGTCCGTTGGCGGGCGCTAAACCTGTGGCAGCACTATTAGTTAAAGGCGCAAATCCCTTGCCATACCACGCAGCTGCATCCCTGTTCCTGTTCCGCGGAACAAGTGTGCACAAGCGGAACAGGCGGAACAAGTGGAACAAGATTTTTTATTCCGAAATTTACGTTTATGCGAAATTGCGCCAAAAACAGCCTTTTTGCAATTCCGCCGCCTGCATGCGGAACAAGTGGAACAGGTGGAACAAGATGGAACAAGATGGAACACGGCTTTTTTACCTTCAAAAAGCCCCTGTTTTTGCCGCTAATCCTGCCCTATGTTTACACTGTGGAACAAAAGTGGAACAGGTTTATTTGGTTTTTTGAGGGGCATGGGAAACTATTGCCGGTGGAAGTTTGTAGTATTTTTGCACTATGGCTGATGTACATTCAAAAGAAACCCGGAGTTATAACATGTCACGCATCAGGAGTAAGGATACCAGACCCGAAATGCTGGTGCGTAAGTTTCTGCATAAAAATGGTTTCCGCTACCGCCTGCATGTAAAAACCCTGCCCGGCAAACCTGATATTGTTTTACCGAAGTACAAAACCGTAATTTTTATCCATGGCTGTTTTTGGCACGGACACGAGGGGTGCAAATATTATGTAGTGCCGAAAACGAGAACGGAATGGTGGTTGAATAAAATAGGCGGAAATATTTTAAATGATAACAATGCGGAAGTCTTGTTAAAAGCAGCCGGCTGGAATATTATTACCATTTGGGAATGTGAATTAAAAAAATCTTCGCTCGAAGCTACACTTGAAAACCTGATAAATTCGCTTCATAAAACTTCTTAACAATCCCCAAAGTTCACTTATATCCGATTGACTTATAGTCGAATACGAGATAGCTTGCAGCTATGGATATTCGTAAGAAAATCGGCCTGCGCATAAAGGAATACCGAACAAATTTAAAACTCACCCAGGAAGCTTTAGCCTTTAAGGCAGAGATAGATAAGACGTATGTCAATGAGGTAGAGAACGGGAAAAGAAACGTTTCTGTAATAAATCTTGAAAAAATAATCTGTGCGCTAGACGCGACTATCAGAGATTTTTTCGACAGTGAAGTTTTTGAAGGGGGGATTAACTAATGGCAGCAAAACCATCCCAGGCAAAGTCAAACATTGTTAATAATGAACTTGACTCGGCAGTGCTTACTCATTATGTGGTAACTAAAAACGATGTATACAAAGAGAAAGCTTATGATATAACTGAAAATAGTTATGGAAATTTTCAGGAGCCAGAAGTATTATATCAGGCAATACAAAAAGAACTATTTGACGTTAATGATATACCGTTCCCCGGTCCAAAACCGGGAGCAGAAAAATTCACTTTTATTGATCTGTTTGCGGGCATAGGTGGCTTTAGATTAGCGCTACAAAATTTAGGTGGCCTTTGTCTTTACAGTTCTGAATATGATAAATATGCTCAAAAAACATATTTGGCTAATTTCGGTGAAACCCCCTTCGGTGACATAACTAAAGAAGAAACAAAATCTTATATCCCGAAGACATTTGATGTTCTGTGTGGAGGTTTTCCCTGCCAACCGTTTTCAATCGCTGGTGTGTCTAAAAAAAATAGCCTTGGAAGAAAACACGGTTTTGAGGATGAAAAACAGGGAAACTTATTTTTTCATGTTGCTGAAATTATTGAGAAACACAGGCCCAAGGCATTTTTTCTTGAGAATGTAAAAAATCTTGTATCTCATGATAAAGGCAATACTTTCAAAGTAATAAGACAAACGCTGTTGGATTTGGGATACTCATTTGATCATAGGGTTCTAAATGGAAAACACTTTGTTCCTCAACATCGTGACAGAACTATAATGGTAGGCTTCGATAAGAAAGTTTTTGGCGAGGATATTTCATTTGACTTTAACTTAGTTAAACTTCCTGAAGCCAACAAAAAAATAAAATCCATTCTTAAAGAAGATGTCGATCCTAAATATACACTGTCAGATCACTTATGGAATTACCTGCAGGAGTATGCTAAGAAGCATAAACTAAAAGGTAATGGTTTTGGATTTGGCCTTGTCAATTTGGATGGAATAAGCAGAACAATGAGTGCCCGTTATTATAAAGATGGTGCAGAAATTCTTATTCCACAGAACGGATCTGCCCCAAGAAGATTAACACCTGATGAGTGTGCAGCATTGCAGGGTTATCCTGTAAATAAAGGAAAGAAAAGTTTCAGAATACCTGTTTCGGATAATCAAGCTTATAAACAGTTTGGTAATTCGGTTGTAACACCACTTATCCAGGCAGTTGGAAAAGAAATTGTAAACTTACTACAGCATGAATAGCATTGCAGAACAAGCCATTTTATCTGTTCAAAAATCTCTCAAGTCATTTTGCAAGTTTATTTCGGCAAATGATGCAGGAGGGACGGGCGCTCACCAAAGTGGCTTTTACATCCCCAAAAACTCTTTTTCACTGTTATTTGAAACAGCAGGAGTAAAAGGCAGCAATAAAGATCGATTTGTAACAATCAGGTGGCAGAATGAGTTTGAAACCACAAGCAGATTTATTTACTATGGGACCGGCACGAGAAATGAATACAGATTGACGCGATTTGGTAAGGGCTTTCCATTTTTAGGAGAAGATAACGTGGGAGATTTACTGATAATTTCCCAAATCAATGTGGGCTATTACGAAGGGTTTGTTTTAACTTTAGACGACGACATAGAAAATTTTTTTACTGTATTTAATATTTCATCAAACGAAACGAACAAACTAATAGAAAAAACGGAATCTTTTAATGCTGAGGATAGCTTGTTGGAATGCTTCCTATCCTACAATAAGTCATTTATAACCGATTTTCCCTCAACTAACAGCCTGTCTAAAAATGCGAGAGATTGTTATAATATATCCTATAAAATTACAGATAACAATATTAAAAGCGAACCAGATAAATATCTATTAAAATGGTTGGACACGGAATATCAATTATTTAAGTCGATCGAATTTAAAGTATATTCTGAAAAGATAAAAACACCTTTTAAAAGTGTAGAGGAATTAGTTGAAATAGCTAATACAATATTGAACAGAAGGAAAAGTCGCGCCGGAAAATCTTTGGAACTTCACTTGGCAGAAGTATTCAATAAATTTGAATTACTATATGATCCCCAAGTAATCACTGAAGATAATAAAAAACCTGATTTCATATTCCCGGGTGGGAAATATTATCATGACTCAAATTATGATTCTCAGAAATTAATTTTCCTTGCCTCAAAGACTACGTGCAAAGACAGATGGCGACAAATTATAAATGAGGCGAATAGAATTGAGATAAAACATTTATTTACGTTACAGCAGGGAATATCTAAAAACCAGTTGAATGAGATGTATAAAGAGGGCGTAAGACTAGTCGTTCCCAAGCCTTACATAGGAAGTTTTCCCGAAGAGTATCAGCCAAAAATACTTTCACTAGAAAATTTTATAAATTTTACTTCCATTAAACAGACGTAATTATGGTTTCTATTCTTAAATTTAAATTGTAATATAAAAATCCTAAACTTGACTAATCACAAAATCTAATCCTTAAAACTAACAGATAGAGCATAAAACAAGCCAATTAAAAGCAAATTTTAATGGAAAATCTAAATAATTATAAGTTTGAACCGGGGGCGCGCTCAATAATTCAGATGGGCGAAGAACTAATAGGTCATCCAACAACCGCTATCAACGAGCTTGTTAAAAATGGATATGATGCAGATGCTACTGATTGTAAAGTCTACGTGAATTACCATAAAGACAATTCAAAGAGTTTTGTTGCTATTTCGGATAACGGATTAGGAATGAATAGTAAAACGCTATTTGGCGATTGGTTACAACCTTCGGTTAGCCATAAAAGGTTAGGGAATTCAAAAAGTAAAATATTTCAAAGAAATTTTCTAGGATCTAAAGGGATTGGAAGATTAGCTGCTATGGCGTTAGGTAGATATCTTACTGTTATAACAAAAACATCTGACGAGTCTGATTACAATTGGCTTGTGATTGACAGACAGGATTTTAAAGCAGAAGCATTACTGAGTCACATCGAATTTCCTGGCGGCAGTTCTAACTCAGCAAATGCTTTACTTGCAGATGAACGGGTTATTAAAAAGAAAAATGGAATCTCCAACAATGATTTAAGTAAATATTTACTTGATAATAAACTAACTAATTTTAAAGAGGGAACAATAATAATCGTTGAAGAATTAGACGATTCCATCAAAACTATAGTCGAAGATGAATTTTTGAATGGAGATACAGAAATTCAAAATATTGATTTAATACAATCGTTGAAAATTCTGATTACGCCATTAATATTAAATTCTGTTATTCAAGATGAACTTATTAATAAAAATATCTTAGAAAAAAAGTATGAGATAGCAACTCCAGAAAGTACGTTTGAATTATTCTTTGGATGTAATCTAATAAGATCTGCAGGAGATACCCGGAACTTCATAAAAATCGAAGAATATTCCATTTTGTCAAATTTCGACTATAGAGTTTTAGGAAAAGTTTCAAAAGATGGATCTATTAATGGATTATATTATTGTAATCGACTAATTGAAGATTCGTTCAACGATTCGTTTGTGTTATCAAGAGACGACGTTTTTTCAACGGAATATTTAAGAACTAGAAATATCGACGTGCTCCAAGATATAAATAACACCAACAAGGTAGGTGAGTTTTATTTTGACATACGTGTTTTTGACCGGGATCCAGATGCGTTGGATAAACTTGCGAAGCTTCTAGGTGCCCCAAATAGGAGAAGCGCTGGGTATTTACTAGACGACATTGTAGGATTGAGGGTTTCAAAGGATGGTTTTGGCGTTAAGCCCTATGGGGATGAAGGTAATGATTGGATGGAATTGGGGCAAATGCGTGTTCAAAATCCTACTGCAGTCATCGGTACTAATCAATTGATCGGCAACATATTTCTTTTTTCACCTGAAAATGATTCGTTAAGCGAAAAGACAAATCGCGAGGGATTTTTTGAAAATGAGGCCTTTATCACGTTCAAAAAAATGCTCCGATCTATTTTGTTGGAAGTTGGCAAAAAAAGATATAATTATAGACAAAAGCACGGGCTGGGAAGAAAAGCTATAAGTAAACATGATAGACCCGATTCTTCGAGATTTTTAGATTTTATAAAAAAAATAACGCAAGATGAAACTGTCATTAGTCAAGCTGAAGTTTATCTTAATGAAATTTCAACTACATTGGATAACTTAGAAAACTCATTGAGTTTTTCACAACGGTTAGCAACTCTTGGCAGCGGACTTGAGTTAGTTTACCATGAGATGTCACAGCCAATAATGCTTATTGGCAAATGTTTATTTTCAATGAAATTTCCTGTTGGTCGAATCAACAAGCTTGAAGATCGAAATGAAATATTATCTGAAATGACAGGCATCAAAAGCGCCATTGCCACATTGGACCATTT of Mucilaginibacter xinganensis contains these proteins:
- a CDS encoding type II restriction endonuclease, with amino-acid sequence MNSIAEQAILSVQKSLKSFCKFISANDAGGTGAHQSGFYIPKNSFSLLFETAGVKGSNKDRFVTIRWQNEFETTSRFIYYGTGTRNEYRLTRFGKGFPFLGEDNVGDLLIISQINVGYYEGFVLTLDDDIENFFTVFNISSNETNKLIEKTESFNAEDSLLECFLSYNKSFITDFPSTNSLSKNARDCYNISYKITDNNIKSEPDKYLLKWLDTEYQLFKSIEFKVYSEKIKTPFKSVEELVEIANTILNRRKSRAGKSLELHLAEVFNKFELLYDPQVITEDNKKPDFIFPGGKYYHDSNYDSQKLIFLASKTTCKDRWRQIINEANRIEIKHLFTLQQGISKNQLNEMYKEGVRLVVPKPYIGSFPEEYQPKILSLENFINFTSIKQT
- the frr gene encoding ribosome recycling factor, which produces MSELIKKQVTDAKAHMDKAIDHCDGELQKIRAGKASPSMLDDIMVDYYGSPTPLSQVGSVNTPDARTIVVQPWEKSMLSAIEKAIMEANLGVNPQNDGVIIRINVPPLTEERRRDLAKKAKAEAESGKIAIRNIRKDANEKIRKLKTEGVSEDEMKAGEAEIQKLTDAYIIKVDVLSDAKEKDIMTV
- a CDS encoding helix-turn-helix domain-containing protein, yielding MDIRKKIGLRIKEYRTNLKLTQEALAFKAEIDKTYVNEVENGKRNVSVINLEKIICALDATIRDFFDSEVFEGGIN
- a CDS encoding very short patch repair endonuclease encodes the protein MADVHSKETRSYNMSRIRSKDTRPEMLVRKFLHKNGFRYRLHVKTLPGKPDIVLPKYKTVIFIHGCFWHGHEGCKYYVVPKTRTEWWLNKIGGNILNDNNAEVLLKAAGWNIITIWECELKKSSLEATLENLINSLHKTS
- a CDS encoding ATP-binding protein, whose product is MENLNNYKFEPGARSIIQMGEELIGHPTTAINELVKNGYDADATDCKVYVNYHKDNSKSFVAISDNGLGMNSKTLFGDWLQPSVSHKRLGNSKSKIFQRNFLGSKGIGRLAAMALGRYLTVITKTSDESDYNWLVIDRQDFKAEALLSHIEFPGGSSNSANALLADERVIKKKNGISNNDLSKYLLDNKLTNFKEGTIIIVEELDDSIKTIVEDEFLNGDTEIQNIDLIQSLKILITPLILNSVIQDELINKNILEKKYEIATPESTFELFFGCNLIRSAGDTRNFIKIEEYSILSNFDYRVLGKVSKDGSINGLYYCNRLIEDSFNDSFVLSRDDVFSTEYLRTRNIDVLQDINNTNKVGEFYFDIRVFDRDPDALDKLAKLLGAPNRRSAGYLLDDIVGLRVSKDGFGVKPYGDEGNDWMELGQMRVQNPTAVIGTNQLIGNIFLFSPENDSLSEKTNREGFFENEAFITFKKMLRSILLEVGKKRYNYRQKHGLGRKAISKHDRPDSSRFLDFIKKITQDETVISQAEVYLNEISTTLDNLENSLSFSQRLATLGSGLELVYHEMSQPIMLIGKCLFSMKFPVGRINKLEDRNEILSEMTGIKSAIATLDHLKESLQPAIGISRKSNFKPVDTFDKVCYLLTKDFITYNISVDIDDNIREFKINDHEYHLWISFLNILNNSIYWLKSVENDERKILFKKGIDNELIISNNGPKIEIGELENIFNYGVTHKKVKNATGLGLAYTRSLLSTNNWEIWCENYDYGPAFILKPLKP
- the dcm gene encoding DNA (cytosine-5-)-methyltransferase, with protein sequence MAAKPSQAKSNIVNNELDSAVLTHYVVTKNDVYKEKAYDITENSYGNFQEPEVLYQAIQKELFDVNDIPFPGPKPGAEKFTFIDLFAGIGGFRLALQNLGGLCLYSSEYDKYAQKTYLANFGETPFGDITKEETKSYIPKTFDVLCGGFPCQPFSIAGVSKKNSLGRKHGFEDEKQGNLFFHVAEIIEKHRPKAFFLENVKNLVSHDKGNTFKVIRQTLLDLGYSFDHRVLNGKHFVPQHRDRTIMVGFDKKVFGEDISFDFNLVKLPEANKKIKSILKEDVDPKYTLSDHLWNYLQEYAKKHKLKGNGFGFGLVNLDGISRTMSARYYKDGAEILIPQNGSAPRRLTPDECAALQGYPVNKGKKSFRIPVSDNQAYKQFGNSVVTPLIQAVGKEIVNLLQHE
- a CDS encoding ABC transporter ATP-binding protein, which produces MKILLSYLSKHRWVVALALLMAALNIGFSLLDPYITGRIVDGVIEKRSILAYDQYIHNIIVLVSMAIGVAMVSRIAKNFQDYFTNIITQKVGAEMYADGLTHSLELPYQVFEDQRSGETLGILQKVRLDCEKFITSFISILFVSLIGMVFVIVYSVHVSYKVTLVYFAAIPIITFVSMAMSRKIKTIQKRIVSETTALAGSTTESLRNIELVKSLGLVKQEIARLNNTTYKILGLELKKVKYVRSMSFVQGTTVNFVRSVMVVVLLLLIFHGTISPGQYFSFLFYSFFLFNPLQELGNVILSWREAEVSLGNFKGILNTPIDKKPEKPVLLEKVKTLTFDNVSFKHLTANRNALNNISFETNTGETIAFVGPSGSGKTTLVKLLVGLYQPLEGDILYNNILSKEIDLDQLREKIGFVTQDTQLFSGSIRENLLFVRPGATDEECLDVLERAACQTLMARADNGLSTVIGEGGVKVSGGEKQRLSIARALLRKPDILVFDEATSSLDSITEEEITETIRDVSVLDNHITILIAHRLSTIMHADNIYVLEKGKIIESGKHLDLIAQKGLYYAMWRQQIGEKISVEA
- a CDS encoding response regulator transcription factor; protein product: MGRIKLAIADDHKIFRNGLKATLEDCADFDLVLEASNGKQLMGMLNDVTPDVILMDIKMPEMDGIQTTTAVKQKYKNIKVLALSMFNEDKYIVDMMKAGASGYLLKNAEPEEIIEAISTVYNKDYYFNEHLSITLIKQLAGNNQPGSTQSLADFNEREIEVLRLVCQEYSNQEIADKICLSIRTVEGYRARLFEKTRSKNLVGLVIFAIKTGIINV